Proteins found in one Colletes latitarsis isolate SP2378_abdomen chromosome 8, iyColLati1, whole genome shotgun sequence genomic segment:
- the LOC143344619 gene encoding uncharacterized protein LOC143344619, giving the protein MGMIPRRISREKVSNIRANVAGGRGLRKNGHTRLLPIHTISRSSASRWLSVRVHSHGHLRSPLPVRWYVYYHTSPAWVTIDRLRSGRDIRLSTATMRALNSRRPQLTSTFCLFPRSFFCLLLLLFVLHGIRARSVPRDEEGLAQPEANRSAVEDKANVELTKVEDSAQPEPVQGKLLTVENDGAENEKVQPEEPGDIEGKISQPEIGNKLQEAGKTDDQPVDQSSRNNSVASLQEFDAEKEKAKKSDEAEASSLDNPGALKQDEEDASVAKKRRRNDVALVGKSDVQGSEGISVEQIGKAQDEGIRRFDVQVDADGAAPSQENAGDVVNDTGARKRLVEAQQATEDQVNESKQSPSELVPEKSQVKAAEETKEEIPGYFRKSVIIEDSDEEKEKISSDGDREFRYLDGSTSKSRRKSSTVYLNAEEKKIPDGEQQSIVEGQIKKLISIRDDALDAQHTDKLDEAKVLNSKREVGMDEVAFTQENVQTEVKNKVKDIKLVQLRRSLGSNSIFKKWREQAVTVQEQIKNRSFPLRSKEQAAEVLPGIPKFTENQLLATLEQIVSLKESDDSNVSYLSFTKDLGLTDNQLRIIKCAEQLVAVRERQSFVANMVECIRGLSVFNCIKVFVWPIVMNNLPESVSQSFDNLPIEVNLFDLFQANKEKSGRAQNLHQVKLITPETLVYNILQDALESYPSDETLVSYVNPENETLRELLTSNQLSIIQMAEKLLPLTLRQDYSDKMFSCVRRFEYFSCIKYFAWPMIKQYFPALPAFPDYQSWYPVVDWYPQYPILPFPSPVGDIGELPEVVDADATRNRRPRPEVLIIRVLQNTLKEQPRISASTSFLDRSGDSYAALIPQDQLLTINMAEQLIPVSYRPEFVQKTVNCMKEYNYLTCIKYSTWPTVRQFIPTLPDISGLLPDFQVPGISDIFSYVPEIPNFPDLSSYWPITGSSDQQAAGTPTFVLLKNRPEVLQSSNEQEIKIIDTLLKIRESLSKSSGASPPFTLTGNAITFATLTKSQLDILRLAECLIPPAARPALVTEVIVYLQRNDNFIDCVRYVMWPTIARYVSNLPEFPIPESRKQPANLANAQEQLEAKATAINEQTQERVVSGVEPEKPVSTRIQDKESQNNGQQNVPVISVTGTRFVPLFTEHPESVIFNILRSVQLQSLNLNRATTVPTIKNQEIFNYITVQQQSIVNIVDSLLPQSIRTEFADKLITCLKINNFIICSRDVIWPTLLQYFPWLPAFPNFGTLLNSPSNDTTSNSSKQNLTESNADNRPLAETDVTTGVHGDTTVTITDTRFFPIFNEMPESVILNILKSVQLTLPNLQSAPVPTRTQEFASFLTEQQINIVQIAENLLPISLRPSYISKFTRCMREKNFLECTRDVTWPTIAQTYPFLPSFPNFGGYQNTPRIRFQVFLSEKSPNLGSQAAQDTSNQKTEALLLQEAEERIENILMNSLEKSSPKLERSYLDDSTFAFPHLTKRQEHIIKLVELGIPDSARATFVEKMLECTKGYNFVACTQSISWPTLKEYVPSLPDFSNINDLVSPLLNVPQVSLESFPTVPVQNVPGIAEYPGGLSQTPDRISQLADGIPQVPTFSQYPGYFGQGASGGQLFSRSGVQGASAITPSVGNEGTVPGYAGQPPGIFLDISKEKVQIPDAVQRPTKTEGSKSRKRRSIELSNTYYGTDGSSKSSSSSSLTVPNITESEYLQLLIQIRETARAASDVSPASKKYYVDSLNFTIRNSLTADQYEILKVVDDLDQNRASRGLAQQVIQCITGLSFIRCLGIFIWPLIVSNLPSFPSFGILGRSLDTEHQVQEFFGMSTEDFEKELLTRKESIEHFLVDWYQKLVDDKFQTNVGFLKIRGYGNGELGISFSGFREGRGAKLKDSKNLPSILTIISDIMEEVLDQRPDGEKPKKEKEKREKSIDVSREADIQFLKDSEEYVDIKRSMNDDEIITMFLDKIKSNDSDADGDGKYFGLEDAYNAFGVLFGPRLHSRLTDKLQNLNHQLRSLEGSSEADKEVDIVSLEGEKDGDSDEPKVLSLKSQVTYDLEKESSRDQEEKQRQKRAKNLFKSFLDKHSNKYLKESVVERLDDVDENKIIGDERDQDRRTGLIVKLPRLNDEIVSRKMTSSMVHLGKAMRDKMMQMMPGVGLVLSFLLQMAVAHARAAASMAGVLSNMAMGSAIIGMIRDSFFGGNNNPQIKYVYDNNKVGSGVSWPVKYGSDSHYRGL; this is encoded by the exons ATGGGGATGATACCGCGAAGAATATCGAGGGAAAAAGTATCGAACATTAGAGCCAACGTT GCAGGCGGGAGGGGGCTACGTAAAAATGGACATACCCGGCTGTTGCCTATCCACACAATCTCGCGATCCTCCGCGTCTCGTTGGTTGAGCGTCCGCGTACACTCTCACGGTCATCTTCGTTCCCCGCTGCCCGTTCGATGGTATGTGTATTACCATACCTCTCCGGCATGGGTGACCATAGACCGGCTCAGAAGTGGCCGAGACATTCGCCTCTCGACCGCGACCATGAGAGCACTCAACTCGCGACGCCCACAGCTAACGAGTACCTTCTGTCTCTTCCCTCGTTCCTTCTTCTGTCTTCTGCTTCTGTTGTTCGTTCTTCACGGCATCCGAGCGCGCAGCGTGCCCCGCGATGAGGAGGGCCTGGCCCAGCCCGAAGCCAACCGTTCGGCAGTCGAGGACAAAGCCAACGTCGAGCTAACCAAGGTAGAGGACAGTGCGCAACCGGAACCAGTGCAGGGAAAACTGTTAACGGTCGAGAACGATGGCGCTGAGAATGAGAAGGTCCAGCCTGAGGAACCGGGGGATATCGAAGGGAAGATTTCGCAGCCGGAGATTGGGAACAAGTTGCAAGAGGCTGGGAAGACCGACGACCAGCCCGTCGATCAGTCGTCGCGAAACAACTCCGTGGCGTCCCTTCAGGAATTCGACGCTGAGAAAGAGAAGGCGAAGAAGAGCGACGAGGCTGAGGCGTCGAGCCTCGACAACCCCGGCGCGCTGAAGCAGGACGAAGAAGACGCTAGCGTGGCCAAGAAGAGACGCAGAAACGACGTGGCTCTCGTTGGTAAGTCCGACGTTCAGGGAAGCGAAGGGATTTCTGTCGAGCAGATCGGAAAAGCCCAAGACGAAGGGATCCGGAGATTCGACGTGCAGGTGGACGCGGATGGCGCTGCTCCTTCGCAGGAGAACGCCGGCGACGTAGTCAACGACACCGGTGCTCGCAAACGACTGGTAGAGGCGCAGCAAGCCACGGAAGACCAGGTGAATGAGTCGAAGCAATCTCCCTCGGAGCTGGTTCCCGAAAAAAGTCAGGTCAAAGCGGCCGAAGAGACGAAGGAAGAGATCCCTGGCTACTTTCGGAAATCGGTTATAATCGAGGACAGCGACGAGGAGAAGGAAAAAATCAGTTCGGACGGGGACAGAGAGTTCAGGTATTTGGATGGTAGCACGAGCAAATCCAGACGCAAGAGCTCCACCGTCTACCTGAACGCCGAGGAGAAGAAGATACCCGACGGGGAGCAGCAGTCTATCGTCGAGGGACAGATCAAGAAGCTGATATCGATTCGAGACGATGCTCTGGACGCCCAACACACGGACAAGCTGGACGAGGCCAAGGTTCTGAACTCTAAGCGGGAAGTTGGAATGGACGAAGTCGCTTTCACGCAAGAGAACGTCCAGACCGAGGTCAAGAACAAGGTAAAAGACATTAAACTAGTACAGTTAAGGCGATCGTTAGGGAGCAATAGTATTTTTAAGAAATGGAGGGAACAAGCTGTAACGGTTCAAGAACAGATCAAAAACAGGTCGTTTCCGCTCCGCTCGAAGGAGCAAGCCGCCGAGGTACTCCCGGGAATACCTAAGTTCACGGAGAACCAGTTGCTGGCCACGTTGGAGCAGATCGTGTCTTTGAAGGAATCGGACGATTCTAACGTGTCTTATTTGAGCTTCACGAAAGATCTTGGACTGACCGACAATCAGTTACGAATAATTAAATGTGCCGAGCAATTGGTAGCCGTGAGGGAGCGGCAGTCGTTCGTTGCCAACATGGTGGAGTGCATTAGAGGACTGAGTGTCTTCAATTGCATAAAGGTCTTCGTTTGGCCGATCGTGATGAATAATCTCCCGGAATCTGTCAGCCAGAGTTTCGACAACTTACCAATCGAGGTAAACTTGTTTGACTTGTTTCAGGCTAACAAAGAAAAGTCCGGCAGAGCTCAGAATCTTCATCAAGTGAAACTTATCACCCCGGAGACGCTGGTGTACAATATTCTGCAGGACGCTCTAGAATCCTATCCCAGCGACGAGACGTTGGTGTCGTACGTCAATCCGGAGAACGAGACGCTGAGAGAACTTCTGACCTCCAATCAGTTGAGTATCATTCAAATGGCCGAGAAATTGTTGCCTCTGACGTTGCGCCAAGATTACTCCGACAAGATGTTCTCCTGCGTCCGAAGATTCGAATACTTCAGCTGCATAAAGTATTTCGCCTGGCCCATGATCAAGCAGTACTTCCCAGCGCTGCCAGCTTTTCCAGATTACCAGAGTTGGTACCCTGTCGTCGACTGGTACCCTCAGTACCCCATTCTTCCCTTTCCCAGTCCCGTGGGCGACATTGGCGAATTGCCGGAAGTCGTGGACGCCGATGCTACCAGAAACAGGAGGCCCAGACCAGAGGTGCTGATCATCCGGGTTCTCCAGAACACTTTGAAAGAACAGCCACGGATATCGGCGTCGACGTCGTTTCTGGATCGTTCCGGGGACTCCTACGCTGCTCTAATACCCCAAGATCAGCTGCTGACCATCAACATGGCCGAGCAACTGATCCCAGTCTCCTACCGACCAGAATTCGTCCAGAAGACCGTCAACTGCATGAAAGAGTACAACTATCTGACCTGTATCAAATACTCGACCTGGCCCACCGTCAGGCAATTCATACCCACGCTCCCGGACATCTCGGGCCTGTTGCCGGATTTTCAAGTCCCAGGTATCTCGGACATTTTCAGCTACGTTCCGGAGATCCCGAACTTTCCAGATCTGAGTTCTTACTGGCCGATCACAGGTTCTTCCGACCAACAGGCAGCAGGAACGCCAACCTTCGTCCTGCTGAAGAATAGACCGGAGGTTCTGCAATCCTCCAACGAACAAGAGATCAAGATCATAGACACCCTGCTGAAGATACGAGAATCTCTGTCGAAATCCTCAGGAGCATCGCCGCCGTTTACTCTGACCGGAAACGCGATAACGTTCGCGACATTAACGAAAAGTCAGCTGGACATTTTGCGATTGGCCGAATGTCTGATACCGCCTGCTGCTCGACCGGCTCTCGTCACCGAAGTTATCGTCTATCTCCAGAGAAACGACAACTTCATCGATTGCGTCAGGTACGTGATGTGGCCGACGATCGCCAGATACGTGTCGAATTTGCCCGAGTTCCCCATTCCGGAGAGCAGAAAGCAACCGGCCAACTTGGCGAACGCGCAAGAACAGCTGGAAGCGAAAGCAACCGCGATCAACGAACAGACACAAGAACGAGTCGTTTCAGGCGTCGAGCCCGAGAAGCCCGTGTCGACTCGTATTCAGGACAAGGAATCGCAAAACAATGGACAGCAGAACGTTCCGGTGATCAGCGTGACGGGTACCAGATTCGTTCCACTGTTCACGGAGCACCCGGAATCTGTCATCTTCAATATTCTTCGATCGGTGCAACTGCAATCGTTGAATCTAAACCGAGCGACCACCGTCCCGACGATCAAAAACCAGGAAATCTTCAATTACATCACCGTGCAACAACAAAGTATCGTGAACATCGTGGACAGCTTACTGCCCCAGAGCATTCGTACCGAGTTCGCCGACAAACTGATCACGTGTCTAAAAATAAACAACTTCATAATATGTAGCAGGGACGTGATTTGGCCAACGTTGTTGCAATACTTCCCCTGGTTGCCCGCTTTCCCGAATTTCGGGACCCTTCTAAACTCCCCGAGCAACGATACAACCTCGAATTCGTCTAAGCAGAACCTGACGGAATCCAACGCGGATAATCGTCCACTCGCCGAGACCGACGTGACGACGGGTGTGCACGGAGACACCACAGTGACCATCACCGACACGAGATTCTTCCCGATCTTCAACGAGATGCCCGAATCGGTGATACTGAACATCCTCAAATCCGTGCAGCTCACTCTTCCAAACCTGCAAAGCGCTCCGGTTCCGACGAGGACGCAAGAGTTTGCTAGTTTCCTCACGGAACAACAGATCAACATCGTACAGATCGCCGAGAACCTGCTGCCTATCTCGTTACGTCCGAGCTATATTAGCAAATTTACACGTTGCATGAGGGAAAAGAACTTCTTGGAATGTACCAGGGACGTCACTTGGCCGACGATCGCCCAAACGTATCCGTTCCTGCCTAGCTTTCCCAACTTCGGTGGCTATcaaaacacgcccaggatccggttcCAAGTGTTCCTGTCGGAGAAGTCTCCGAATCTAGGGAGCCAAGCCGCTCAGGACACCTCGAACCAGAAGACGGAAGCGCTGCTGTTGCAGGAGGCCGAGGAGAGAATAGAGAACATTCTGATGAACTCTTTGGAGAAGTCGAGCCCGAAACTCGAACGATCCTACCTGGACGACAGCACTTTCGCCTTTCCCCACCTGACGAAGCGACAGGAGCACATCATCAAGCTGGTGGAGCTCGGGATACCGGACTCGGCTCGGGCGACGTTCGTCGAGAAGATGCTGGAGTGCACGAAAGGCTACAATTTCGTAGCTTGCACGCAGAGCATCAGCTGGCCCACGCTCAAGGAATACGTGCCCTCGTTGCCAGACTTCTCCAACATCAACGATCTGGTTTCTCCGTTGCTCAACGTCCCCCAGGTTTCCTTGGAATCGTTTCCCACCGTGCCTGTTCAGAATGTTCCAGGAATCGCCGAGTATCCTGGTGGACTGTCGCAGACACCTGACAGGATCTCCCAGCTGGCCGACGGAATTCCCCAGGTACCGACATTCTCGCAGTACCCCGGATATTTTGGACAGGGCGCTTCCGGTGGGCAGCTCTTCTCTCGTTCGGGCGTCCAAGGAGCGTCAGCGATTACGCCGTCAGTAG GTAACGAAGGAACGGTACCCGGATACGCAGGCCAACCACCAGGAATTTTCTTAGACATCTCGAAGGAGAAGGTTCAGATACCCGACGCCGTTCAACGACCAACAAAGACTGAGGGCTCGAAATCCAGAAAACGCAGGAGCATAGAACTCTCGAACACTTATTACGGAACCGACGGATCGTCCAAGAGTTCTTCGTCCTCGTCCCTGACGGTCCCGAACATAACGGAATCCGAGTATCTTCAGCTTCTAATTCAAATCAGGGAGACCGCGAGAGCCGCCAGCGATGTTTCTCCCGCGTCCAAGAAATATTACGTCGACAGTTTGAATTTCACGATCAGAAACTCCCTGACCGCCGACCAATACGAAATACTGAAGGTCGTCGACGACTTGGACCAGAATCGGGCGAGCAGAGGCCTCGCACAGCAAGTCATCCAGTGCATCACTGGCCTGAGCTTCATCAGGTGTTTGGGCATCTTCATTTGGCCGCTGATCGTCAGCAATCTTCCGTCTTTCCCGAGTTTCGGTATCCTCGGGCGTTCGTTGGATACGGAACATCAGGTGCAAGAATTCTTCGGCATGTCCACCGAGGACTTCGAGAAGGAGCTGCTGACGAGAAAGGAGTCGATCGAGCACTTCTTGGTCGACTGGTACCAGAAACTGGTCGACGACAAGTTCCAGACGAACGTCGGCTTCTTGAAGATCAGGGGCTACGGTAACGGCGAACTGGGCATCAGCTTCTCTGGGTTCAGGGAGGGCAGAGGTGCCAAGCTCAAAGACAGCAAGAACCTCCCCAGTATACTGACGATCATCAGCGACATCATGGAGGAAGTCCTGGATCAGCGTCCGGATGGCGAGAAGCCGAAGAAGGAGAAGGAGAAACGGGAGAAGAGCATAGACGTCTCGAGGGAAGCCGATATCCAGTTCTTGAAGGACAGCGAGGAATACGTCGACATCAAGAGGTCGATGAACGACGACGAGATCATCACGATGTTCCTGGACAAGATCAAGTCGAACGACTCCGACGCGGACGGCGACGGCAAGTATTTCGGCCTGGAAGACGCTTACAACGCGTTCGGGGTCCTTTTTGGTCCCCGGTTGCACAGCAGGCTCACCGACAAGTTGCAGAACTTGAACCACCAGCTGAGATCCTTGGAAGGTTCAAGCGAGGCGGACAAAGAAGTGGACATCGTGTCTCTGGAAGGGGAGAAAGACGGGGATTCCGACGAGCCGAAGGTTTTGTCGCTGAAGAGTCAGGTAACGTACGACTTGGAGAAAGAGTCCTCCAGGGACCAAGAAGAAAAGCAACGGCAGAAGCGGGCCAAGAACTTGTTCAAGTCGTTTCTGGACAAGCACtcgaacaagtatctgaaggagTCCGTGGTGGAGAGGCTCGACGACGTGGACGAGAACAAAATCATCGGGGACGAACGCGACCAGGACAGGAGAACGGGTCTGATCGTGAAATTGCCGCGACTAAACGACGAGATCGTGTCGAGGAAGATGACGAGCTCCATGGTGCACCTAGGCAAGGCCATGAGGGACAAGATGATGCAGATGATGCCTGGTGTCGGACTCGTTTTGTCCTTCCTGCTCCAAATGGCCGTGGCTCACGCGCGGGCGGCCGCGTCCATGGCCGGGGTGCTCAGCAACATGGCCATGGGCTCCGCCATTATAGGAATGATACGCGACTCGTTTTTCGGGGGAAACAATAATCCACAGATTAAGTACGTTTACGATAACAACAAGGTGGGATCAGGCGTCTCCTGGCCCGTCAAGTATGGCTCCGATTCTCACTATCGCGGCTTATAA
- the LOC143344533 gene encoding uncharacterized protein LOC143344533, whose product MSPIGWTLACVLLASTFSKISWSVECARVADEAGRAKVTKLLPIPDRHDVDPDVRELREFLDDLFNGGNSVQESTGRQARTFGLKRIQFMMMPMVYKMGVMMTMLTVLTVISLKGLLIGATLLMLKIGTIIAKISSSWHQQQAPAWSSQPIHVHVHNSLPMDHHPAYSGWMQHSGPGDEEHYYYRGH is encoded by the exons ATGAGCCCGATTGGCTGGACGCTGGCGTGCGTACTGCTCGCGAGCACTTTTTCGAAAATCTCGTGGAGCGTCGAGTGCGCGCGCGTCGCCGACGAAGCTGGACGCGCCAAAGTCACGAAACTTTTGCCGATTCCCGACCGCCATGACGTCGATCCCGACGTACGGGAGCTCAGAGAATTCTTGGACGATTTGTTCAATGGCGGCAACAGCGTTCAGG AATCGACCGGTAGGCAAGCGCGTACTTTCGGTTTGAAACGAATACAATTCATGATGATGCCGATGGTGTACAAAATGGGAGTGATGATGACTATGTTGACGGTGTTGACGGTGATCTCTTTGAAGGGATTGCTTATAG GTGCCACTCTGTTGATGTTAAAAATAGGTACAATAATTGCAAAGATTTCGTCCAGCTGGCATCAACAACAAGCACCGGCCTGGTCGTCTCAACCGATCCACGTGCACGTTCACAACAGTTTGCCGATGGATCACCATCCAGCGTACAGTGGTTGGATGCAGCACAGCGGTCCAGGAGACGAGGAACActattattatagaggacatTGA